In Salvelinus fontinalis isolate EN_2023a unplaced genomic scaffold, ASM2944872v1 scaffold_1087, whole genome shotgun sequence, the DNA window GGTCATCAGTTGATAAGTCAACAGAAATGTGTTTAAAACACTGAGATTAGCTAATGTACACAAACACGGTGTAACGCGTCAATCTTTCAGttttatgttggctagcaagctaccgaggcggTTGAAAGAGTAGCCGCGTTGTTGTTCCTGAAGAAGCGTCCCGTCCAGTCCattatacgtcacgcaagaagcatcacctgaaagacgcacatcgtcatcagctgactggagtgggtaacgcagtttggaAACAATAGTTATTACACTTGGAAAGAACGTCATAATAATTTACCAATAAGCTGATATATTTTCTCTTACGTTCCTGTACACAGACGTAGAAGCTTAATATGAATATGTAGATGATGAATAAATACATCTATGAATAGGTAGTGTTTAAATACAGATTTGCTCTGTTTATTTTCACATTCGTTTTTATCTAGATGTGACGGTACTTTTACCTTAAAGCCACTCTCTATAAGATACAAAtcatcctgtaaacaatagagcaaatgcatcacatgcaaatagcacttgattatctgtagtgctttacactgagtctacaaaacattaagaacacctgctccttccatgacttagactgaccaggtgaatccaggctaaagctatgatcccttattgatgtcactagttaaatccacttcaatcagtgtagatgaaggggggagtcaggttaaataaggaattttaagccttgagacatgagacatggattgtgcatgtgtgccattcagagggtgaatggggaagacaaaatatttaagtgtctttgaacggggtatggtagtaggttccaggctcatcgatttgtgtcaagaactgcaaagttgCTGGGTTTTCCACCATCCAAACAGTggtggtcagtgccgtttaagatgaggcagGACGATTTGTTTATTCaaggccttatttctattacagcatattagatgactgtcattcatattccattcaccctgttcaatgtaacagcgataggtttaggctactacatgatactaacatTTCCCCTATACCCATCATAAGGTTGCTACAACCCCACCTATGAATGAATGTTTAGAATGTAGGttcacacaggtcgagagaaacacttgaggtgacagacagtgacacatggacagacacattcaatactgccttgcacactctcgcctgcatctagctgaaatAGAGATTCTATTGGAcatattcaggtatgtttatcccggttttgttctgtttaagaaacgtttgtCAACAGAATCGGCTGAATGAATTCACCCCTGATGacgcgtaaacacagttcactttcacgACTGCCACGTTGTATTTCCTCTCACGTCAATtcgctcaccttttcccttcgcttgtggatgtcaatgcacaacacatcagctgtaggTGACCAggagaaaaaacctttccaaaccAGACCATTtcataactgctacacacagcatCGTTACAATCATGaaagagctcctctgtggagatgctaCATGTTTCATCATTAATGCTACAGTCCTCCAACAAAGGGTGTCATATGAATCTTTACCATTCTCTCTGGAATAGGAGTAGTATTTTTCCTCgactcacattgactctgtaccggtaatacctgtatacagcctcgctactgttattttaccgctgctctttaattatttatttgtattttctacttaacacttattgttcttaaaactgcattgttggttttaagggcttgtaagtaagcattccactgtaaggttGACACTTAAAAAattgttttatttgtattttgaTTTCATTCATACATTTCTTACATGAATTTATTAATATAGAAAATATAAATATTGAAAATATAAATGTTtcgattttttatatatattgttgaacataatatactTTAAGGGTATATTAGTTCCAGGATCTCTGCTAGTGTTAAAGTTATGGGCAATTTAATACAGAGAAATTAGCATAGTAGGACATGTAACTTAAGGTTACCTAACGTAACCTCTGTTCTATGATATTATAAGCCTCGTTAGGGGCGGAGTCTAGGGAGATCCAATCAAACAACATCTGTCAAGCAACAGCTAATAGCAGATGACTCCACTTCCTATATAAGGGCCATAGTCTCTCCCGTCTTCACATCTAAGTACGTTTGTCTTCCATGTGTGAAAGGTAACCTAGTCAACTACCAACTACCACAGAGCTCATATACTCTCTGATGCCAAGTCTAGACAGGATCATCCCTCAGAGGTCCCCACTCTACTCATAGTATGTGTAGTGATGTCCAGTCAGTAGAACCTCATGAAGGTACATCACCACAACATGCTGCATTACAGATCTCTTGAACAGAGATGCCTTTGAACAATGCCTATGTTGTAGCCATACCTCTGGTGGATTGAGCCATCAAGCCCTCCGGAGGTGTCAGATACTTGCTACTATAGAACCTCAGGAAGgtattcttttatttattttttatttcacctttatttaaccaggtaggccagttgagaacaagttctcatttacaactgcaacctggccaagataaagcaaagcagtgcgacaatgggttcaggtctggagaatgGCTAGGCAGtcgtgcagtcgtcctgtcccctttgcagaaaagcatccccaaagaatgatgtttccacctccatgcttcacagttgggatggtgttcttggggttgtactcatccttcttcttcctccaaaaacggcgagtggagtttagaccaaaaagctctatttttgtctcatcagaccacatgaccttctcccattcctcctctggatcatccagatggtcattggcaaacttcagacgggcctggacatgcgctggcttgagcaggaggaccttgcgtgcgctgcaggattttaatccataacggcatagtgtgttactaatggttttctttgagactgtggtcccagctctcttcaggtcatgccgtgtagttctgggctgatccctcaccttcctcgtgatcattgatgccccacgaggtgagatcttgcatggagccccagaccgagggtgattgaccgtcatcttgaacttcttccattttctaataattgcgccaacagttgttgccttctcaccaagctgcttgcctattgtcctgtagcctaTCTCAGCCTTGTGCATGTCTaaaattttatccctgatgtccttacacagctctctggtcttggccattgtggagaggttggagtctgtttgattgagtgtgtatacaggtgtcttttatacaggtaacgagttcaaacaggtgcagttaatacgggtaatgagtggagaacaggagggcttccaggtctgtgagagccggaattcttactggttggtaggtgatcaaatacttatgtcatgcaataaaatgcaaattattacttaaaaatcatacaatgtgattttctggatttttgttttagattccgtctctcacagttgaagtgtagctATGATAaatattacagacctctacatgctttgtaagtaggaaaacctgcaaaatcggtagTGTATCAAAttcttgttctccccactgtatatatatagtaccagtatactgtatatatatagtaccagtcaaaagtttggacacaactactcattgcagggtttttctttatttgaacttttttctacattgccaagagtgtgcaaagctgtcatcaaggcaaagggtggctactttgaagaatctcaaacataaaacaGATTTagattagtttaacacttttttggttactacatgattccatatatgttatttcatagttttgatgtcttcactattattctacaatgcagaaaatagtaaaaattatgaaaatctctggaatgagtaggtgtgtccaaacttttgactggtactgtatatacagtgggggaaacaagtatttgacacactaccgattttgcaggttttcctacttacaaagcatgtagagttcTGTAATTTTTGTGTATTATCTCATGTTGGTTGAGGTTGCTTTCTGGTTAAAACTCCATCCACATTGGGAGCAGTgttaaggcttctcccctgtgtgtattctctcatgtttctTCAGATCACCTGACCggctgaaacactttccacactgggagcagtggtaaggcttctcccctgtgtgaattATCTGATGAGCTTTCAGGTGTCCTTTCAGATTAAAACTCCTTCCACACTGCGAACAGtgataaggcttctcccctgtgtgtattctctcatgttttttCAGATGTCCTGACcggttgaaacactttccacactgtgagcagtggtaaggcttctcaacTGTGTgcattctctcatgttgtttcaagttccctaactggttaaaacacttgccacactgggagcagtggtaaggcttctcccctgtgtgtattctctcatgccgttTCAGATACCCTGACtggttgaaacactttccacactgggagcagtggtaatgcttctcccctgtgtgtattctcccaTGTCGATACAGGTCACCTAACcagttaaaactctttccacactgggagcagtggtaaggcttctcccctgtgtgtattctctcatgttgtttaaGGTCCCATAACCGGTTACAACACTTTCCACAGTGGGAGCACTGGTGTTGTCTTGCTGGTTTGGACGtccctggctctggttcctcAGAGTCTGGTCTTTCTCCTTGCCAAAGACAGTGTGTTTTTAAAATAGAGACCCGAATGAAATCTCCACATGATAAAACGGCCTTGCTACGAGGGTAAATCTTATTCAGATCTCTCAATAACCCGAGGCCAGTTTTAACAATCTTTGTGTGACTTTAAAACAAATGTAGAGTTTCCTGATAATTACTGATATGTTTACATTACAAGTCAAAACACAAAAAACTAAACAGTTCTAGGACACTGAAGACACAGACGTCGCTGGATTCCAATCGAGCAGATGGTTCTAAATATATAACTTTCATAGCTGTATGAATCAGAATGCGACCTAAACACTTCCTTAAACATAAAATAAGTAAAGAAGTCATTTTGTGTGGAAGTCTAAAACTTGTTTTTACGTCGATAGGGTTCGACatatgctgtttaaatggcccaattTCTTATTTAGACGCTCACAGATGTTCCTAAAACTGATAGTAACTacaataaacaaaaatataattgcaacatgtaaagtgttggatgtttcatgagctgaaaaaaagcaTCCCTGTTGGTGAACATTTATTctttgccaagaaaatccatcctcctgacaggtgtgggatatcaagaagctgactgAACAGCATGaatattacacaggtgcaccttgtgctggggagaataaaaggccactctaaaatgtgcagttttatcacaacacaatgccacagatgtctcaagttttgagggagcgtgcaattggcatgctgactgcaggaatatccactggagctgttaccagataattgaatgttaaattCTCTACCAGAAGCCGCcttcaatgtcattttagagaatttggcagtacatccaactggcctcacaaccacacaccacatataacaccgccagcccaggacctccacatcgtctgagaccagccacccgagtTGTATTTCTCTTTGTAATGAAGCCGTTTTGTGGGGAAaacctcattctgattggctgggcctggctccgcaATGGGTGGGCGTATGCCCTTCAGGGCCCACCAATGGCTGCGCCCCTGGCCAGTCATGTaaagtccatagattagggcctaatttatttatttgcaatgactgacttatatgaactgtaaatcgttgaaattgttgtttatattttggttaggtatacacacacagtgcattcgttaagtattcagaccccttcaccttttccaaatgttgttacatttcagcattattctaaaattgattaaattgttttcccccttgtcaatctaaactcagcaaaaaaaagaaacgtcctctcactgtcaactgcgtttattttcaccaaacttaacatgtgtaaatatttgttggAAAATAAcacgattcaacaactgagacataaactgaacaagttccacagacatgtgactaactgaaatggaataatgtgtccctgaacaaagggggggagggTCATAATTAACAGTcagagtaacagtcagtatctggtgtggccaccagttgcattaagtactgcaggaacactgacattccggtctagcaggaaatcacgcacagaaggagcagtatggctggtggcattgacaTGCTGGAGGGTCGTGtcaagatgagcctgcaggaagggtaccacatgagggaggaggatgtcttccctgtaacacacagcgttgagattgcctgcaatgacaacaagctcagtctgatgatgctgtgacacaccgccccagaccatgactgccccttcacctccaaatcaatcccgctccagagcacaggctcattccttcgacgataaacgcgaatccgaccatcacccctggagaCAAAACCCCgacatgtcagtgaagagcactttttgccagtcctgtttggtccagtgacggtgggctTGTGCCCagaggcaacgttgttgccggtgatgtctggtgaggacctgcctttcaacaggcctataagccctcagtccagcctctctcagtctattgacagtcTGAGCAccaatggagggattgtgcatttctGGTGTAACTtggacagttgttgttgccaccctgtacctgtaggtgtgatgtttggatataccgatcctgtgcaggtgttgttacacgtggtctgccactgcgaggacgataagctgtccgtcctgtctccctgtagcgctgtcttaggcgtctcacagtacggatatgGCAATttcttgccctggccacatctgcagtcctcatgcctccttgcagcatgcctaaggcacgttcacggagatgagcagggaccctgggcatctttcttttggtgtttccagagtcagtagaaaggcctctttagagtCCTAAGTTTCATTAACTgtaaccttaattgcctaccgtctgcaaGCTgtttgtcttaacgaccgttccacaggtgcatgttcattaatcgtttatggttcattgaacaagcatgggaaacagggtttcaaccctttacaatgaagatctgtgacgttatttggatttttacgaataatctttgaaagacagggtcctgaaaaagatccgtacatttttttgctgagtttattttgtATATGTTGATAAGTGTTTTTTTCTCAGACATAAATAAACAACTCCAGGTGAAAGACAAAGGCCAAAGCtgtaataaaataacaaattaaCTGGCAAAGCAGCAGAGCGAGGCCCGCATCCAGCAACGTCACGAATCACGTTTTGCAGCTGTTTCagtacagcactacagggagagggAAATAATCCACTGGACTAGTTTCAATATATGGGATCACTGAGGAGTTTCTGGATTTTGGTTAAACTTCTCCTTTAAAGCATCAGACTCCATAGTAATTCATCATTAgaagctacagtcctcctttaatgcagctggtggccacaccaaatactgacttaCTTTTTATTTCCTCCTTTAATAaccttttagggatagggggcattttcacgttcggatgaaaagcgtgcccagagtaaacttcctgctactcaggcccagaagctaatatatgcatattattattatgcaTATTGGATAGAAACACGCTGAaatttctaaaacggtttgaatgatggctgtgagtataacataactcatatggcaggcgaaaacctaagaaaaatccaaccaggaagtgggaaatctccCTCCCAGTCAGACCTATTTGCCATCTTTTTTTTGCCTCCCTCTacaccaggtattcccaaactggggcacgccaaataaaaatgtgattcacattatcaaacagtccatttatattttccaacggggctatacatttgggtgaggtttttttctcacctgagtagcctcgtttccctgccaaaaatcaaattaaaccatctagggttcaacgaaataacaacacaatgtcaaatacaggtagcctaatcAAAcatttaacatccaatcacattaaccgttactctcttgcgggaattccactaacggtccatatgtagccaaacgtagctgctgctgatgttggtatctgtactgatggagcaAATGCCATGACAGGgaaacatagtggagtggtaacgcgcgtgcaagaagttgctcccgacgccacttgggtacactgcagaatccaccgagaggctcttgctgccaagggaataccTGActgcttgaaagatgttttggacactacagtgaaaatggttaacttctacttcatcacaatcccggatccgggagcacccccatcagtaaaaaagctgactagcatagcctagcatagcgtcacaagtaaatactagcatctaaatatcattaaatcacaagtccaagacaccagatgaaagatatacatcttgtaaatccagccatcatttctgatttttaaaatgttttacagggaagacacaatatgtatttctattagctaaccacgatagcaaaagacaacttttttcccccaccatttttttcctgcataggtagctatcacaatttcgaccaaataaagatagtcactaaccaagaaacaactacatcagatgacagtctgataacatatttattgtatagcatatgttttgttagaaaaatttgcatatttcaggtacaaatcatagttttacattgcagccaccatcacaactctcaccaaagcaactagaataactacagagaccaacgtgaattacctaaatactcatcataaaacatttatgaaaaatacacagcgtacagcgaatgaaagacaaagatcttgtgaatccagccaatatttcagattttttaagtgttttacagcggaaacacaatatagcattatattagcttactacaatagccaaccacacaacagcattgattcaagccaacaatagcgataacgaataaaccagcaaagatatacattttttcactaaccttctcaaacttcttcagatggcagtcctataacatcatattacacaatacatacagtttgttcgaaaatgtgcatatttaggggcacaaatcatggttatacaatgagaatagaagccaagctgccaacaaaatgttgggagaaatcttgggagaggcacctaatctaatcattaactaatcataaccttgactaaaaaaatacaggttggacagcaaatgaaagatacattagttcttaatgcaaccgctgtgttagattttttaaattaacgttactacgacatacagcgtgcgttaaagcgagaccgcaccgaaattaatggcggaataggagttttacatttttcaacagaacaacgaattaacatcataaatagttcttactttttgatgagctttcatcagaatcttgggcaagttgtcctttgtccaaaagaatcgttgctcggttgtagattgtcgccttcaactttggaattagcagtaaacattagccatgtggcccagacgtgcccaactcactagaacgcagcacaaagaaatatccgaaaatcgcaatatactgatataaactgatataacttggtttaaaataacaacattaggatgtctttaacacctatatcgaataaaatcagagcccgatatatctaaggcctataacggtagCTTTCCAGAAcaccatcctgaggtctgtcttgcgtcatggcgaatgttgaaaagactgcacgCCACGTTCCAAAACCCTTTATATgccctcagatctgcctagcaacaccattccaattctcactatttgctgacatctaggggaaggcgtatgcagtgcatctcgaccaatagaagacatgcaaattaataaactgaccccagaacagcctgtctgatttcagatttctcacttcctcacaggaaaattgctccaactgagttctgttttactcacagatataattcaaacggttttagaaactagagagagttttctatccaatagtaataataatatgcatattgtacgagcaagaattgagtacgaggcagtttaatttaggAACGAAATTtttaaagtgaaaacagcaccccctattgagaaacgGTTAACTGAACTCCCGTGTATTTTCTGCAcgatgcaatgatatgggcagcgaccatgtagcGCTTTTACAAAATACAGAAgcgcgctggttatcaaggggcaaagtatagACATGTTTtaaatacagacacagactgtgtggaaaattatttaagactgagactctctccaatacaacattgcagagttatgtgcatcctttcaagcacacccttctcattaacctgtggtgagttatttacAAATGTCAAAGAACAAATAAGGTTTCAAATGTAAGattgttaaataaagagcaaaatcatttattattattatattagttgTGCGCTGGTGCTATAAGAACTCTTATAGGAAGAGCTGGGTtttgacaaactcacactcattcttatgtttaataaatgtatcatatagtgTGCGTGTGACCGGCTTACAATGATATAAAATAAAACacttgagagtgcgctgaccctggtgctagagggggtacagctggaggttgaatgtttaaaGGGGTACGGAACTATAAAacatttgggaaccactgctctacaccATACCATTTTTCTATTCCTCATCAAACCAcgtggatttaacagtttttacagtcattttcttatcgggttcatgcttattagtaactgggataagcattttcaaatgtgtcaagggcagcgtctggttgctcatcattacacaccacggaccaacaaatattatttacatcaaaaatataggaatcactacaaaacgtattgtatgacctcttttacacaatattaggcccagcctttggaactgtggttttcctagatatggctactatattgtgatcactgcatctgATGGTTCTGGAAACTGCTTTAAAAcacatttctgcaacattagtaaagatatgatcaaaatatgttgatgatttaatttctgtactgtttgtaactaccctggtaggtttaTTGATAACCTGAACTAGGTTgacggcactggttacagttcgaagctttctcttgagtgggcagcctgatcaCAGCTTTCCTCCAGTATTAGTTAATTCATTAACAGTGTCTTGAGTTTAGTTTGCCTGTTCAacagtcttgtaaagataggggggttgactgggacagGCAATGTAACATCCATGTTTTAAGGAAAAGTTTTTGTAAAACAAGCATCTTACATTGGATCATCTTTTAACTTTCTCTCTAAagctaactttcatcaaggtttaatatggtctattggtttctctcttttcattagcagaatcctttttcagtgttatgatattcataacatccatatccaccagtctatcttcctgtcaactaacagaactctgctggttgtcctggtaacagataccagtgggcagatctattgtatttgttcaaactaaactacagcacttactttgatgagtcaaatctgatcctttcttctcctcctctcacagttccactcagccccgttgttttcctgcagtccaccagcagcacagacaacctcttcatacccagcagtaaggcgctaccgggagaggcacgacacggggactccgggagggaggaagggctagcgttgtcctggtaaccataaagaggggacacagacacatatcattatggatgctgatgtcactgttgtcataaagttatttacagaaactcagcccagaccccgatagagcaagctgtatgctagaccagaccaagctgtaccatctggtgttctgatctggagagactcttctctgcctcgtcagcatcaggatgttgttgaggctccccagaggatccacgatagtcatgtctctctcctgtgtgaatgacaACATCAAACAGATAGTAAACTTATGATCTTCTATTGCAATCAATGGATCTTACAAGAGCTATTAATatgtctaaaaagggcctaaattGGATACATTCattatgttttttgaaaataTTGTTTGTGATGCAAATGTAAAAGGGTCGTTCCATGAAATGGGTGCCTTTTGATACTTCAAATAATAATTATGCACCAATtttgcattttaaaagcctgttatattagatGAAGTGAACTTTAATACAGACAACAAGGATAATTAAATACATCTCATTTAAAAGtcccaaaaatatatatgtatcaaAGGCAGATTGCCCCTTCAGCAATTCCTACAGTACTGAACAATatattcaagtgtagaacttcagtagaatgccCCTTTAAAACCCCACATTAGTTCAAGAACTGCAGTTTTTGCCCCTGGTTTTtagacagtactcactggtgttaatcgGATATTCTGACTCCTCCTGTTTCACTCCCaaaacgtcttcctcctcttttattgagatagcctcctcttcctcttttactCTAAAAGGTTCCTCCTCTACGTTTAATGTTATGGTATCTTTCTCCCTTTTGATTCTGAAAGCTTCTACCTCCAGACTCGTCCGTACCCTGATGGACAGGCCTTTACGTCTCATAAATCTTAGACACCAAGATGGTCCACCTCTAAAATCCTAGTCTTcaagctcattttctagttcgggccatctgcttttcttccctctgaaagcttttgttgtctttttgcactgagtCAGTTCCTCGCGCTGCTGtctccaacgtcttatcatcgactcattaaggccaagctcccgtgcagcagctctatttccttttccaacagccagatcgatcgcttTCAACTTGAAAACTGCATcgtatgcatttctccgtgtctctgccatgatgagggtgacaaaatgaataccgtaatcagaatgatgggaagtttgagcgcgctcgatttacgtaacattacggtgctcagt includes these proteins:
- the LOC129848656 gene encoding zinc finger protein 135-like yields the protein MTGQGRSHCKAVLSCGDFIRVSILKTHCLWQGERPDSEEPEPGTSKPARQHQCSHCGKCCNRLWDLKQHERIHTGEKPYHCSQCGKSFNWLGDLYRHGRIHTGEKHYHCSQCGKCFNQSGYLKRHERIHTGEKPYHCSQCGKCFNQLGNLKQHERMHTVEKPYHCSQCGKCFNRSGHLKKHERIHTGEKPYHCSQCGRSFNLKGHLKAHQIIHTGEKPYHCSQCGKCFSRSGDLKKHERIHTGEKP